In the Euphorbia lathyris chromosome 5, ddEupLath1.1, whole genome shotgun sequence genome, one interval contains:
- the LOC136228577 gene encoding uncharacterized protein isoform X1 translates to MDYPFYRNYYYPARQVPVPVRRETKPQKKVIHVPVMDGSEKRSRSRVDSAIMIQKVLRGFLVRKAVKKIAAIKAEVDETENRILSEETMELIRRDRKERLKVNEMLMRLLLKLDSVPGVDFGVRDCRKAVIKKAILLQEVIDSIPDQTLDRKELQNNVESPKNSESEARDVPEARDVPEAVDVESRAKEELNVEEDEEAAPTIEGKSASALESNPNSNSISLENNAVNQKLESQNNVQSHKNSESEARDLTEAVDVESRGTVEEEAPEVEGNVIKSASVFNSNSNSLENNVDRNRELQCTVESATDAVEVKDQMAETHGNAITEFAESMQDEIQTGYTDENEGSDTDSSEKHENGEEIEKDEAKEGSKGKNIQLLEKLVEDNEKMMGLMADLFKKNEMQTRLLSSLFHRVEHLEKAFMCERFRRKKERNSSCS, encoded by the exons ATGGATTATCCATTCTACAGGAACTACTATTATCCTGCCAGACAGGTTCCCGTTCCTGTCCGCCGGGAAACGAAGCCGCAGAAGAAGGTGATTCATGTGCCCGTCATGGACGGGTCTGAGAAGCGCAGCCGGAGCAGAGTGGACTCTGCTATTATGATACAGAAGGTATTGAGGGGGTTTTTGGTGAGAAAAGCCGTGAAGAAGATTGCAGCAATTAAAGCTGAAGTTGACGAGACGGAGAATCGGATTTTGAGCGAAGAAACTATGGAATTGATTAGGAGGGATAGAAAAGAGAGATTGAAGGTCAATGAGATGCTGATGAGATTGTTGCTTAAGTTGGACTCTGTTCCCGGCGTCGATTTTGGAGTTAGGGACTGCAGAAAGGCCGTCATTAAGAAGGCTATTCTGTTACAGGAGGTGATTGATTCGATACCCGATCAAACCCTAGATCGGAAAG AATTGCAAAACAATGTCGAATCGCCAAAGAATTCCGAGTCTGAAGCTAGAGACGTACCTGAAGCTAGAGACGTACCTGAAGCAGTCGATGTTGAAAGTCGAGCAAAGGAAGAATTAAATGTTGAAGAAGACGAAGAGGCGGCGCCTACGATTGAAGGTAAATCTGCATCTGCACTTGAATCGAAtccaaattcaaattcaatttctCTAGAGAATAATGCTGTTAATCAAAAGCTAGAATCGCAAAACAATGTCCAATCGCATAAGAATTCTGAGTCTGAAGCTAGAGACTTAACTGAAGCAGTTGATGTTGAAAGTCGAGGTACTGTAGAAGAAGAGGCGCCTGAGGTTGAAGGTAATGTCATTAAATCTGCATCTGTATTTAACTCAAATTCAAATTCGCTGGAGAATAATGTGGATCGGAACCGAGAATTGCAATGTACAGTGGAATCTGCAACCGATGCTGTTGAAGTTAAAGATCAGATGGCTGAAACTCATGGAAACGCAATTACCGAATTTGCAGAAAGTATGCAGGACGAGATTCAAACAGGTTATACGGATGAAAACGAGGGAAGTGATACCGATTCATCTGAGAAGCACGAAAATGGCGAAGAAATTGAGAAAGATGAAGCTAAGGAAGGAAGTAAGGGGAAGAATATACAGTTGCTGGAGAAGCTGGTAGAAGACAATGAGAAAATGATGGGATTAATGGCTGATTTGTTCAAGAAGAATGAGATGCAGACTCGGTTGTTGAGTTCCCTTTTTCATAGAGTTGAGCATCTAGAAAAAGCTTTTATGTGTGAAAGATttagaaggaagaaggagaggAATTCAAGTTGTTCTTAG
- the LOC136228577 gene encoding uncharacterized protein isoform X2, whose translation MDYPFYRNYYYPARQVPVPVRRETKPQKKVIHVPVMDGSEKRSRSRVDSAIMIQKVLRGFLVRKAVKKIAAIKAEVDETENRILSEETMELIRRDRKERLKVNEMLMRLLLKLDSVPGVDFGVRDCRKAVIKKAILLQEVIDSIPDQTLDRKGTFSKSDQNSNSNSNPLANAVNQKLELQNNVESPKNSESEARDVPEARDVPEAVDVESRAKEELNVEEDEEAAPTIEESQNNVQSHKNSESEARDLTEAVDVESRGTVEEEAPEVEGNVIKSASVFNSNSNSLENNVDRNRELQCTVESATDAVEVKDQMAETHGNAITEFAESMQDEIQTGYTDENEGSDTDSSEKHENGEEIEKDEAKEGSKGKNIQLLEKLVEDNEKMMGLMADLFKKNEMQTRLLSSLFHRVEHLEKAFMCERFRRKKERNSSCS comes from the exons ATGGATTATCCATTCTACAGGAACTACTATTATCCTGCCAGACAGGTTCCCGTTCCTGTCCGCCGGGAAACGAAGCCGCAGAAGAAGGTGATTCATGTGCCCGTCATGGACGGGTCTGAGAAGCGCAGCCGGAGCAGAGTGGACTCTGCTATTATGATACAGAAGGTATTGAGGGGGTTTTTGGTGAGAAAAGCCGTGAAGAAGATTGCAGCAATTAAAGCTGAAGTTGACGAGACGGAGAATCGGATTTTGAGCGAAGAAACTATGGAATTGATTAGGAGGGATAGAAAAGAGAGATTGAAGGTCAATGAGATGCTGATGAGATTGTTGCTTAAGTTGGACTCTGTTCCCGGCGTCGATTTTGGAGTTAGGGACTGCAGAAAGGCCGTCATTAAGAAGGCTATTCTGTTACAGGAGGTGATTGATTCGATACCCGATCAAACCCTAGATCGGAAAGGTACTTTTTCTAAATCGGATCAgaattctaattctaattcaAATCCTCTGGCTAATGCTGTTAATCAAAAGCTAGAATTGCAAAACAATGTCGAATCGCCAAAGAATTCCGAGTCTGAAGCTAGAGACGTACCTGAAGCTAGAGACGTACCTGAAGCAGTCGATGTTGAAAGTCGAGCAAAGGAAGAATTAAATGTTGAAGAAGACGAAGAGGCGGCGCCTACGATTGAAG AATCGCAAAACAATGTCCAATCGCATAAGAATTCTGAGTCTGAAGCTAGAGACTTAACTGAAGCAGTTGATGTTGAAAGTCGAGGTACTGTAGAAGAAGAGGCGCCTGAGGTTGAAGGTAATGTCATTAAATCTGCATCTGTATTTAACTCAAATTCAAATTCGCTGGAGAATAATGTGGATCGGAACCGAGAATTGCAATGTACAGTGGAATCTGCAACCGATGCTGTTGAAGTTAAAGATCAGATGGCTGAAACTCATGGAAACGCAATTACCGAATTTGCAGAAAGTATGCAGGACGAGATTCAAACAGGTTATACGGATGAAAACGAGGGAAGTGATACCGATTCATCTGAGAAGCACGAAAATGGCGAAGAAATTGAGAAAGATGAAGCTAAGGAAGGAAGTAAGGGGAAGAATATACAGTTGCTGGAGAAGCTGGTAGAAGACAATGAGAAAATGATGGGATTAATGGCTGATTTGTTCAAGAAGAATGAGATGCAGACTCGGTTGTTGAGTTCCCTTTTTCATAGAGTTGAGCATCTAGAAAAAGCTTTTATGTGTGAAAGATttagaaggaagaaggagaggAATTCAAGTTGTTCTTAG